In the Ovis aries strain OAR_USU_Benz2616 breed Rambouillet chromosome 18, ARS-UI_Ramb_v3.0, whole genome shotgun sequence genome, TTGTGGCAGCCTTGTGACGTGTAAGTCTCCTTTTCAAAGAGTTTAATTAGGGCAGAGTTAAGTAAGTTTCCGGAATGCTTGCCAATCACAATACGGGCAAGTGTGGAGCCAGGGCAGAAccagggctttaaaaaaaatccagattgCGGTTTCAGGCCAGCCCAACCACAAACAGGAGCTGGGGCCCAGAAAAAAGAACTGAATTTGGGTGAGTGGGCAGGGAACCCAGGACTCTCTGGCCTGACATCAAAGTTCCTCACCCCTGGCCCCAAGATTATGCTCTTCACTTATCTCCCACCAGTCAATACAACTCTGCCCAAGTACCACCTGCAGCTCCTGGCAGTAGCACTCTTCCCCCAAACCCAGTCATTAAAAGCAGTGGCACAGCTGCAGGAGCACTTTAAATCCCTTCCTTCAAGGAAAGGCAAGGAACTCTTCAGGGAGAACTCAAGGTCTTGACATTCTGCTAAGACTGCTCTTCTCTCAAACCAGAAGCAGGCAGGCTTGATTCTGCAGCTCCTGGAACCCCGTTAGGCATCCTTCCTCAAGGCCACAAGTTGGGGACACGTTacattcaggcttcccaggtggtactagtggtaaagaacccccctgcccttgcaggagacgtgagacatgcaagttcaattcctgggtggggcagatcccctggaggagggcatggcaacctactccagtattcttgcctggagaatcccatggacagagaagcctggtccatagggttgcacagagtctaacaggactgaagcagcttagcactcACACATTAATATTACATTCACACGCGGAGGCTACTAACAAGGGAGTGATTTGGGAACTGCTACCTCTCAGCCACTAGGAGAGATGAGGACAACTTCTGCTCCAAGGTACCCATCACTTCCCCAACTTGGGAATCTCTCCTGCCTATTACCTGGCACTGGCCTCCAATACTTCAAAGTGCAGCACTGAAGTTCTTCTCTGACAAAATTTGGCCTCACTCTCACTTTTTAACATCATTCAGCACTTTTAGAGTGCCAGAGGATAAGTGCAATATCCCAGggctttcctttttctgttgtATCAACTTGTAAAATGGTTTGTGCCTTGGGCCATCCCCTTTCCTTTTTGAAAGTAGGctcgggttttttttttgtttgtttctttaaggcAAGAGGTAAACGTAGGTAACCGATAGGGCTACCTTTTATAAAACTAGATTAAAGGGCCACCTTTTAAACTAAAGGGCCCTAGGCAACTGCAGAAGAGCATAACTCAAGGACGGGAGGGCACATACAGAAATGCACCACTTCATAGTATACctgtagctgattcatgctgctgtttggcagaaaccaacacaatatcgtaaagaaattatccttcaattaaaaataaattaattttaaaaaataaatgccccACTTCAGGGTGGAGCTGGGAACAGGTCCATAGCGCTCCGGACCCATAGACTCCACAGCCCCTACACACAcactgctacacacacacacacacacacacacacacacacacacacacacagaaaaccgGAGATCGGCAGCAGACCCGCAGCGGCGAACAAAGATTCTTGGGCACCAATAGGAGAGGAAGGACACAAATGGACACACGCACCCACATACACGGAAACTGAGGTCACACAAAGAGGTCAAAGTCGCCAACGAAGCTTCCCCTGCCTCCTGCTTGCCCCACCACGAGACACCTGCCTCCTCGGTTCCCCCAGCCTCCTCACCCGCGCCAGGCGCGTCTCGGAGCAGCCCCAAATATCGCGGTATCCCGGTCGCCCCTCCCGCTGATTCTGCCTGGCATGCAACTTTACGGCTGCCGGAGGCTGCCTCCGCGACCGCGTAGCCTTCTGGGAGTTGTAGTCAACTTCTCAGCCTTCCAGGAACTGTAGTCCACTCGGGGAATCCCACCAAGAACACCGGTTCCCAAGTTCTTGGTATTTCCTGTGTTCATCTGGGCCTGCCAGTTGTCTGACCTCTTcatccccccagccccacccacactGCTTATCACTGCAGTACTTAATACTTTTACTGAGCCTATCttctatgttttttgttttatttattcatttatttttggctgtgccaggccttaaCTGCTGCATGCggaatcttttagttgcagcatgggggatctttagctgcagcaatGTGAACTCAACTCTTCCTCAGGAAACTCAGAACTCCTAACAGGCAGAAGGACTCTGTAGCAATTTCAAGGCTGCCTCAGAGAAAGAACTACACAGAAGTGTGTGACTTTTGAACTCTGGGAATGACAGGCTACAGGCCCATGGACCCACCCTACTTCCATGCCCCACAGCCCATGGCGAGGCTCCACACAGGCCCTCATGAAGACACACGACACAGCAGGACACAGAGGGCCAAATGTTCCCCTTTATTATGGTTCACTCAGTTTCCACAGACAGACACACTGGCTCAGGCAGCTCAACTGCCAGTTGGAGAATAGTCTGTGTTTCCCAGAAACAAGGAGGGGCAGAGGGCACCAGCAAAATGCAAAAGCAGGTCACTGGCCAAAGACCTGAGGATTCCCAGAACTAACCTCAGCCTTCCTGCACCCCACCCTCAAGCCAGACCATCCAGCAGAGATGAACctgtgcccagcccccacttctgGTTCGGTTCCCTCCCCAGGAAAGTGCATAGATGCCTGGAGACGCAGCATCCCAGGGCCTGGACAAGCTGGGCCACACGCAGGTATAGCAGGTCTTCCGAAGGGCAGAGCCAGGGCGTGGCCATACAGGCCTGAGCCAGGAAAGAGCAAAGGCGGGTAGGACAGGAAGCTGACGGGAAGGAGCATCCAACAGGTCAAGGATGCTGTGCTGGCAGCGAGACCGCAGGCCTCCTGGAGTCaccaaagagagaaagggagagggagccAGAGGtctgggcagggagagagggaaggggagaaccTAGACCTGGGGTCTCTTTTCGGGTACTAGGGGCTGTGACAACTGCTTTCCAAAGAGAAAGTGGTAGAGGAGAGTCAATCACGCTCTGGCCCGAGCCTAAGGGGCCATTAGGAAGATAACTTCCCAGAGGCCCTGGTTCCTCTTATAGGAAAATGAAGTACCTGGAGCTCAAAGCTCAGATAGCACTTGGAAAACCAGGTGCTGGGTTCTAAGCTGGAGCCACCCAGAGTGGCCAGGTGGAGTTTGTTTTTTCAAGCCAAATTGcccaggtgggaggagggggcgaTGAATGAGAAATGGGCAGCTGCTCCATGGGTAAGAACCCACTCCTCTACAGGCCTCCGAGAGAGCCAGGACCTCTACCAACAACATTCTCACAAGGCCTGGGACACAACAGGCCCACAGGCCTCTATCACTTtcctggaaaggaaaggaggggtTCTAATGGGGGTGAGGAAGGGCCAAGAATCAAGCCCAGTAGACAGAGGGGAGCAAGTAATCTcaatatgataaaaaaaaaaaaccaacaccagGAGCCAGagaactcccccccccccaccctctaACCTGAAACCACATTCCAGCTATTGTGCCTGCTCATAGGGTTTGGCCCGTGCTTATTCCTAGACCTTGAGTTCAAGTGCCCAGAACTGCCCTTTGCTCAAGAgcaagctgggggtggggggtgggggggcggggcaggggggatGCATGATCCCCTCTCAGTTGGTCCTGCCTACCTTTTCTTCTGAGAAGACTCATCCCTCCAGGACCAGTCCTCTGAGCATATCCCTTCTATCAGACCCAAACAGAACAGCTATTGCTCCCAAGAATCCAGTGGTCATTCAGAGACACCCAGCACCTGCCCAGTGGGCTTGGGTCAATCAGACATCACTCAGAGACCAGTAATTATTTATAGATCCTTTGTTCCAGCTgcacctttgggcttcccaggtggcgctagtggtaaagaacccgcctgccaatgcaggagacctgagtcaggaagatcccctggagtaggaaatggccacccactccagtattcttgcctggagaatcccatggacagaggagcctggtgggctacagtccataaggtcgcaaagagttggacacaactgaagcgacttagcaagcatacAGCTGCACCTTTACACCTGAAAACTGCCCAGACACCACCCAGCTCTTCAGGGAAAGCAGTGCAATCTGCCCCTGTAGATGGCAGACATCACCTAGCACACAGTAGGGGTAGGGCAGGAGAATCAGGCCACAGCAGCTGCAAGTGTGGGGAGGGACACAGGCAGAGGGGCTCGAGGGGGCTCTGGGAAGTAAAGGAGGAGAAGGCAAGGCAGGGAAGAAAGGACCCTGCCTTACATTTCCATCCCCTTCGGGTCAGGTACCCAGGAGGGCTCCACGTCTCTGGCTGTGTGTCCTCCCACATCAGGGCTCAGGCTCAGCTCCCCTGTCCTCTGTCTGCTTCCCGGATCTGAGAATGGGCTTCAGTCTCAGGAGCAGATACAAGTGGGACCCTCAGCCTGGAGGAAGACGAAGAAATGCCACATGGGGAAGAGAGGAGCCCTCGGGAGGCGAAGAGACCACAGGAAGCAGGAAGAGAGACAGCaggaagagagaaatggaggagaaggttgtgggaggtgggaggtgggaggggaaggcagagacCCAGATCCAAAGGAGcaagggaagattccctgcaggtcTCCAACCTCCCTACCAACATCCCCAGGAGTGCTAAATACTGCTGCTTCCCAGGAAGACCAAAACTGGAAACAGTTTCAGCTTATAACCTTGGGAGGGGGCCAGGCTCTCTGCTATGCCTCCGCTACCCCATGACGGGTGCCAGGGCCGAGGTCAGACGGAGCAGCCTGATGGGAGGGTGGAGGGCTGGTTTAGTTCTAAACGTACATCTAGCACCACAACAGAGACCTCCACTGCACACTATTCACAAGGGGACACAGACACAACTACCGCCGCACGGGGCAGCCCCGAGTGCAGCGCACAGCTCTCATGGTGCTGAGAGCAGAGTAAGGGTGCGGGGGAGGGGcagtacatatacatacatacatatatatatatataactctgaTTCTTTGTACAAAGTGCGGGAGGAGAAAAAGGGAAGGGGAACCCTGCTTGGTCACCACAACAGACCCCGTGGTTTGAGCCCCCATCCCACCGGCCCCCAGCCAGCTCTCGGTCGGCTTGGCTGGTTCACATCTCATTGGAGTACGTGTAGCTGGGGGTGGCAGAATACTGAGTCTGCGGCTGATTCACGGCACCCTGCGCTGCCCCCATGGCTGCATTCTGGGCCGCCTGCTGCACGTGCGGGTTCTTCCACGCTCCTGTGGTCCACTCCTCCTGAGCTTTGCTGAAACTCCCCCCGCTGCCCCGGTAGAATTTATGGACCTGTAGGAGGAGGAGCACAAGGAAGGGTTAATCAAGGAGAAGAGGCAGCCCGTCCAGAAAAGACGTGGGAGCCAGAGGTAAGTCACCATAGAAGCCAGTCCCCCCTCCGACCCATGCCCTGTGCACTGGGAGCAAAGTCCATTGAGCCATCCCAGAGTGAGTCCCTGGGAAGACCACTGGGGCTTTCTGTAACTTGGGAGAAGGGTTGTTACAGACCACGGTCCCTCCCAACACCACTCTGTAGCTCTCGAGGTGGCCACATACCATGCTGAGGGCAATGAAGGAAAAGACGGCCATGACCGTGAACAGGACAGTGGGGACGAGCATCACCACTGCTGAGCCAACGTTTGTCCCGAAGAAGGAGATGGTGGCGATCCAGCCGCTGCAGAGACAGGCCAGCTGTGGGGCTGCTTGGCACAGTGACGGGTACCCAGGAGCCGCCCCACTAGAGTAAGGGACCTTCTCATTGTCACAGAGAGAGAGCATATCAATGGATGGACAGGGCCTGTGTCAGTGGTTTAGGAAGAACCCTTGGCTCAGGAAACAAGCTTCTCAGAACATAAGGCTTCCTTCTCTTGGGTTATCTCATGATGCTTGATATCTCTCATCACCCCTAAAAACCACTGTCTTATTCTCCTCTGATGCTATGCTGTATCTACTAAGTTATCCTGAATCCCTTCACACTTGCAATAACTCATGGTGTTCCCACAGGCCAGGCAGCTTAGCCCACAGAAGTAAGCAAAGGACACACCCCAGTTGCCACCCGGCTAGCCCTGGGTCAGTCCCAGACACCCCGGTCTCTTACCAGACACCCCAGCCTGGGATGCCCACAGCCTGGATGATGCTGATGACCAGCTGGGCcatgaaggtgaagaagaacgCCATGAAGCTAAAGGAGCTGTCAGTCCTGCAACAGAGGAGATGGCTCCCGTCACCTGGGTAGAGGGACATGGCTTCC is a window encoding:
- the SCAMP5 gene encoding secretory carrier-associated membrane protein 5 — protein: MSEKVNNFPPLPKFIPLKPCFYQDFEADIPPQHLSMTKRLYYLWMLNSVTLAVNLVGCLAWLIGGGGATNFGLAFLWLILFTPCSYVCWFRPIYKAFKTDSSFSFMAFFFTFMAQLVISIIQAVGIPGWGVCGWIATISFFGTNVGSAVVMLVPTVLFTVMAVFSFIALSMVHKFYRGSGGSFSKAQEEWTTGAWKNPHVQQAAQNAAMGAAQGAVNQPQTQYSATPSYTYSNEM